Sequence from the Deltaproteobacteria bacterium genome:
TGTCCTCCCCAGGCCAATAGGTTGAGTTGAACCCCCCGATTCGCCCGAGCAGATCCCTCCGCACGAAGAGATTGACCGAGGGCCAGTCATCAACCTTCCTGACCTTCCCAACGGGCCGGTACCTTTCAGGGTTTCCACCGCCGAATCGGCTCAAGAACACGGCTCCTGAGACCCTCTGGAGCAGGGAATCGCCTGGAGGGGTGACAGCCGGCCCGCCGACTGCGGCGACTTCAGGGTCGTCAAAATGCCTGACAGCATTCCTGATCCAGTCTCTCCGCGGATATGCATCGTCATCGATGAAAGCGAGTATGTCCGCAGTCGAATATCTCAAGGCAAGATCCCTTTTCTGTGCAGGGCCCATCTCCCCTGTGGGAACGATACTGACATTTGGGAAATACTCTCCATTTGAGATATCCGGGAGAACCATGATCCTGTAATCCTCGTACTCGAGCTTCGACAGTTCCCGGATCGACTCCTGGATATAGCTGTTGATCTGTTTCACCGGAATAACAACATCGACTTTCATTTTTAGCGCTCGCCTTTAGATTTCATCCTAGCAACACAATCAGTCAAAATTCAGGCGATTCTTGACAATATACAGGGGCCTGTTTACAACTTCGTTATGAATATTACCGATGTAAAGAGCAATCAATCCCAAGCATATCAGAACGATCCCGATAAGGAACGTATTGCTGACAGCCATTATAGCGAGAGGCGAGAAATATGACGACTTGAAAACAAAACGGGCCGGGAACATAATGAGAAGAAGTATGCCACTGAAAAGAGTGATCAGGATACCGATGATCCCGGCAATTTTCAGAGGAAATAAGGAAAAAGACGTAATTCCGTTTATTGCAAGACCGATCAGCTTCCTGTATGAGTACGTAGGATTCCCGTTTTCCCTGGAATTTGCATCGAACTCGATGTAGACCTTATTGAAACCCATCCAATCGATTATTCCTCTGTACATCCTTGATTTTTCGGTGATTGATCTGAAGGCGTCAACCACTTTCTTATCCAACAGTCTGAAATCGGTTGTTCTTGAGGCGATATCTACCTGGGATATCCTCCGGATTATCCAGTAAAACAGTCTCGAACCCAATTCTCTTATGAGGGGTTGCCTGTCCCTCTTTTTCCTTATCGTGGCAACTATATCAGCGCCCTCTTCCCATTTTCTTATCATTTCCGGGATCAGTTTAGGAGGATGCTGCAGGTCGGCGTCCAATGTGATCACGGCACGGCCCGAGGTAGCATGTACCCCGGCACTCAAAGCGACCTCTTTCCCGAAGTTCCTGGAAAGATCCAGGACTCTTACATTCTTGTCTGCAGCAGCCAGCTTCTGCAACTCGGAGTAGGATCCGTCCATGCTTCCATCGTTGACAAAGATATATTCCCATGTATAGCCTTTGATGCCAGCCGCCACCTTTCCGAGCTCTTCATAGAGTCTGGGAATATTCTTCTCCTCGCAGAAAACCGGAACGACCACTGAGATCAATGGCATCGGGCCACCCATAGGGTTTACGTATCCAGGGCTCCACCTGGCATGGTTGAGCACCCCTCGGCTATCCTCGATAGAGAACAACTGATTCCCGAATTCTTACAGCCGTATCCCCCTGAACACCGCGCGCCCCGTCTTCCGCTCCCAAGCCTAGACGGCAAGCAGTCCACCTCCTGTGCCAATAAACATAATCTTTACTATGGCAAGCCTCCCCCTTTGTCAAGTACCCACTATCCTGAAATCTCAGGCTCCACCGCGCAACTCCACCCTTATACCCGCCGGGGTGACAATCATCCCCTCATCTCCCCTCTAACCCCCGATGGCAAGTACTCCCGTCCCTCCACCATGGGGGGCAAAGGTCAAGTCACGCTTCCTCAGGCGGCAATCCTGATCAGCCGCCGTTGAGAATGTACTCCCGAAGGATATATGGAAGTCCCTGGCGGGCTCCACACACGGTCCTTGACGATAAGGGTGTGATGGCGAAAGTGGAGAGAAGTGCTTCAGGAAGCTTCTTTTATCTTTATGAGCAGGTCCTTGGCAGCCTTGAGAACGTCCTTGTAGCCGATCGCCTTGAGGCAGTCCAGCTTTTCACACTTGCGGTTCCGGCAGGGGCTGCAGGCGACTTCCTTCCTCACCTGAACGGAC
This genomic interval carries:
- a CDS encoding glycosyltransferase, with amino-acid sequence MKVDVVIPVKQINSYIQESIRELSKLEYEDYRIMVLPDISNGEYFPNVSIVPTGEMGPAQKRDLALRYSTADILAFIDDDAYPRRDWIRNAVRHFDDPEVAAVGGPAVTPPGDSLLQRVSGAVFLSRFGGGNPERYRPVGKVRKVDDWPSVNLFVRRDLLGRIGGFNSTYWPGEDTKLCLDIVRMGKKIVYDPEVFIWHHRREGLMRHLRQVGRYGLHRGFFAKKYPDTSRKLKYFLPTLLVIFLASGISIPFLGNPLIARLWLGGLGVYLATLLVSFYEILRIEKSLPVALLSLPYIFLSHVWYGIRFFQGLVLVRNLASELRTGKRSQ
- a CDS encoding glycosyltransferase family 2 protein codes for the protein MGGPMPLISVVVPVFCEEKNIPRLYEELGKVAAGIKGYTWEYIFVNDGSMDGSYSELQKLAAADKNVRVLDLSRNFGKEVALSAGVHATSGRAVITLDADLQHPPKLIPEMIRKWEEGADIVATIRKKRDRQPLIRELGSRLFYWIIRRISQVDIASRTTDFRLLDKKVVDAFRSITEKSRMYRGIIDWMGFNKVYIEFDANSRENGNPTYSYRKLIGLAINGITSFSLFPLKIAGIIGILITLFSGILLLIMFPARFVFKSSYFSPLAIMAVSNTFLIGIVLICLGLIALYIGNIHNEVVNRPLYIVKNRLNFD